Genomic segment of Drosophila ananassae strain 14024-0371.13 chromosome 2L, ASM1763931v2, whole genome shotgun sequence:
CTACTcctaataattttaattctaatattaattttaagtatTAAATTTTGgaactttttattttggttttgaaTTTCGtccttttaaagttttttgaatttacgttttgattatgtttttttattgaatttatataaagtttattatttattatttttcgatGTTAATAGATTGTTTTCTAGTTTTTGGGAGTGCTTGAAACTGATCTGATTTTATTACAAGTAAAAATGTTTAACTTTACATTTATGCTAACATACTACTAACATTTGTTTAacatttacatttaaattttccGTTACATGTTTTTTTCATGTTTACTGGCGTTGCCAATCAAATCTTCAATGTGAGATTTTACAACACTGAATTGAACATGACATTTCCAACAGCACTGAAATGAAAACGAGTACCCTCACTATTTTTTTACAATCGATAGGAGACGGCGTCTTTTTGAAAGCGGGCTTCatttcaaattttatcaacaatcattttaaatttttcgactAGGCTCTAATTTGTTTAGCGCGCTTCGTTAATTGTGTTAAGTGTTAGTCCCCGTGTTGATGGCTCTCGGGCGTCATCATTTAGTGTCTGTTTCGATTTAGAGCAAGTGTTGTTCGTTGAATATTGCAATGAGCGCTTTCGAGGTTAGTGTTTACAGCTATGTCAGATTCAAAAATGAATTCGTTTACTGTTCATTTTCATTGCAGATCACAGTGACGCCGTCGCGTCTGAAGCAAAAGAAGCGGGTGGAAGGACGCGAACCGGCGGCGGTGGTAATGGCGCCCTTTTCGGCCAAGGCGATTGTGCAGTTCGAGGATGTGCCGGTGACCAAGACGGCCAGGCGTATCGTCCGCGTCATCAACCCTAGCGACGATGACATCGAGGTCAGTAGATCACACTGGTGATACCAAGCGCTGCCTGGCAACTTAAGTATATTTGATCCATATTTGCGTGCGCAGGTCAAGGTTACAAAGGGAGTCCGCGAGGAGCACAACCTCAGCATTGAGTGGATGGAGCACACTGTGCCCGCCCGCGACGAGGTTTCCATGGAGCTGGTATGGAGCCCACTCCTGGAGGTGGCCTGCAAGGAGACCCTGCAGCTGATCGACGACAGAAATTTCCGCAAGGATGTCATGATCATCCTCAAGTCTAAGAGCAACCAGCCCGTCAAGGTATGTTAATTTTTAGGGGTTGCCCTTTCACGCCACTCACCCTCGTTTGCAtgtctttgttttattttctgtcTACCTGAAGAACCCGCGCAAATTTCCCACCGTGGGCAAGACCCTGCAACTGAAATCGCCAACGGGCGCTGCCAAGAGCATGAAATCCGTTGCCGCAGCTGCTGTGCAGCAAAAAAAGCGCATGTCCTCGGCGGCAGCAGGAGCGGTAGCTCCCTCGAAGCAAGCCTGGCGGTCCAGCACCGTATCCTCGCGGCCAAGCCGTGCCAGTATAGCTCCTACAGTTCCAGCTCCTCTAATGGAGAAGAATGTCTATAACCCACCGGTAGAAGAACCTGTTTACATCTCACCGCAACCAAGAAGTCTTAAAGAAAACCTGAGCCCCATGACTCCAGGAAATCTGCTCAACGTAATTGATAATCTCAAGTTTACCCCGCTTACGGAAACTCGGGGAGTTGCACCGGATGCTATCAGGCCCGACAACCTTGCCGCATGGCCCACGCCCAACCTGAAAGACGGTACCAAATTAAGCGTCAGCGAGATGCGACCGCGCCGCCTCAGTCCCGACGAACTGGAGGACCAGGTAGTCGCCGTTTCTAACAAAACTTTTGACGTGAAACATTCCGAGACTATGAATTTGTCTGTAGACACTTTGGACTGCTCCCGATCCGAACTGCTGATACAGACACCCTCCGGAATGGTGTTAAACAAAACCACCACCATTGTCCACGCCACTCACGCGCGAGCTTTGGAATGCATTCACGAAGAGGAGGTCTCCTGCCCACCTAGAGCACCGTCCAAAGGCGCTATCCAGGATCTTAAAAGGGACATCAAGATGGTGGGCTCTCCACTGCGTAAATATTCCGAGTCCATGAAGGATTTGTCTCTGCTCTCACCCCAAACGAAGCTTGCAATACAGGGGTCCATGCCCAATCTTAATGAGATGCAGCAAATTCGCTCCATCGAGCAAAACCGCTACTACCAAGACCAGCATCCGCAGATGAAACCCAAGTGCCTGAacagctcctccagcagtgaAACTAGTTTGGTGGGACAGCACGATTTTCATTTCAACCAAAATGAAATCCTGGCTCAGTCTAGTCGCTTCAATCTCCACGAAGTGGGACGCAAGTCCAGAAAGGGAAGCCCGAGCAAAGAGAAGCAAGCCAATTCGAATCCTCACAAGCGACGTTCCCATGAGTTGAGTTTTTCCGATGCGCCCAGCACTGAATCTCTGCACCGGAACGACCCAATGGCGATTTCTCCGCCCAAAAAGCAGAGAGTGGAGGACACTTCTTCGCGTAGAAGTCCAGCGCCAGCAAATGCCTCTGCTCGAAGTGGTGGAACCCATGCGTGGACGCACACCCAACCGAAAAAGTTTAAGCTGGCGCAAACAATGTCGCTGATGAAGAAAACAGCAACTCCCCGAAGTACTAGAAACACATCGTTCACAGCCCCGGTGAAACTCTACGATTCTGAGTTGTACATGCAAACGTACATCAATCCCGATCCCTTCGCTGCAACTACCACGGCAGACCCCTTCTTGGCGTCCACGATGTATCTGGACGAGCAGGCGGTGGATCGGCACCAGGCAGACTTCAAGAAGTGGCTAAATGCCTTGGTGTCCATACCAGCTGACCTGGATGCCGATTCCAATAGCAAAATCGACGTGGGCAAGCTGTTCAACGAAGTGCGCAACAAGGAGCTTGTGGTGGCCCCCACCAAGGAGGAGCAATCAATGAATTATCTCACCAAGTACCGTCTGGAAACTCTTCGCAAAGCCGCAGTGGAGCTCTTCTTTAGCGAACAGATGCGTCTGCCGTGCTCCAAGGTGGCCGTCTATGTCAACAAGCAGGCTTTGCGCATCCGGAGCGATCGGAACCTGCACTTGGACGTGGTGATGCAGCGTACAATCCTTGAGCTGCTGCTTTGTTTCAATCCGCTGTGGCTGCGCCTCGGACTGGAAGTTGTCTTCGGCGAGAAGATCCAAATGCAGTCGAACAGGGATATCATAGGGCTGAGTACTTTCATTCTCAATCGCTTGTTCCGCAACAAGCTGGAGGAGCAACGTTACAGCAAGGCCTACACTCTCACGGAGGAGTACGCGGAGACGATTAAGAAGCATACGCTGCAGAAAATCCTGTTTCTGTTGCTCTTCTTGGACCAGGCGAAACATAAACGCATCGTTAAGCACAATCCTTGCCTCTTTGTGAAAAAATCGCCGCACAAGGAAACCAAGGATATACTGTTGCGGTTCGCCTCGGAGCTCCTTGCCAACATCGGGGATATAACACGTGAAATGCGGCGCTTGGGATACGTGCTCCAGCATAAGCAGACGTTCCTGGACGAATTCGACTACGCCTTCAATAACTTGGCTGTCGATTTAAGGGACGGCGTTCGTCTGACCCGTGTCATGGAGGTCATCCTCTTACGGGACGACCTAACCAAGCAGCTAAGAGTTCCTGCCATATCTCGTCTCCAACGCATTTTTAATGTAAAGCTGGCCTTGGGAGCCCTGAACGAAGCCAACTTTCATTTGGGAGGCGATATAGCTGCGCCGGATATTGTTGATGGCCACCGGGAGAAGACGCTTTCGCTGCTCTGGCAACTCATATACAAATTCCGATCGCCCAAATTCCATGCAGCCGCAGCTGTACTCCAGAAGTGGTGGCGCAAGCGTTGGCTCCATGTCGTCATTCAGCGTCGCATCCGTCAAAAGGAACTCATGCGCCGGCACAGGGCAGCCACTGTGATACAGGCCGTATTCCGCGGCCACCAGATGCGCAAGTATGCAAAGTTCTTCAAGGCGGAGCGCACCACGGCAGCTGTCGTCTTGCAGAAGTACACTAGGCGTTATCTGGCCCAGAAGCAACTTTACCTCAGCtaccatagcattatcatgaTTCAGCGGTGGTGGCGTGCCCAGCAGCTGGGCAAGCAGGTGCGCCAAAGGTTCCTGGAAATGCGCCAGGCAGCAGTGTTTCTTCAGCGCATCTGGCGGCGTCGTCTCTTCGCCGAGAAGTTGCTTGCTGCAGCGGCCACAGCGAAGCTTCAGCGTTCCCAGAAGCAGCAGGCTGCCGCCAGTTACATTCAAATGCAATGGCGAGCTCATCGGTTGGGAAAGCTGCTGCGAATGGAGTATTTGCGCCAACGGGAACTCATTCTATTTGTCCAAAGCAGATTGCGAGGCAAGTGGATCATGCAGAAGCAGCGTAAAGCCTTCCTCGATCTAAGAAGTGCAGCTGTGAACGTGCAGCGCCGTTGGAGGGCTCAGTTGATGATGAGGAAGCAGAGAGCTGATTTCCTGCAACTTCGTATGAATGTAAAGAAGATTCAGGCTATTCGCCGAGCCACCATCCAGATGAGACTGGACCGAAGCAAGTACCAGGCTACCAGAGATAGTGCCATTTTCATCCAACGGCGTCTGAGGGCCACCTGGCAAATGCGCGAGGAAAGGAAGAAGTACCACCAGCTGCGTGAGGCCACTCTTGTTATTCAAAGGCGCTACCGCTTGCTGCGCCAGATGCTCACGGATCGCCAGGCGTACCTTGAAGCGCGACAGCGCATCATCCATGTGCAGCGTCGCTGGAAGGCCACTTTGGAAATGCGCCGGCAGCGAGAAGGTTATCTGAAACTAAAGTCCACTGTCGTTTTTATTCAAGCCAAGTACCGCGCCAAGCTCGAGATGCAGAAGCGGCGGGAAGAGTTTCTTGGATTAAAGAGAGCGACTCTACTCATTCAGCGGCGCCGAAGAGGCCTTCTAAAAATGCGAGAGGAGCGCCAACGATTCGTAAAGGTACGCGAATGTACTATAAAGCTTCAACGACGATTCCACGCCCAAAAGGCCATGAGATTCCTGCGGGCCAAGTATCGCGGCACCTTAGCGGCAGTTACCTGCCTGCAAATGCACTGGCGAGGATATCTCCGCATGAAGCAGGAGAGAACGCGTTTCCTGGAGCAGCGTCGGGCGGCAGTCACACTGCAGCTTCGCTACCGCGCTCGTTTAGCAATGATACGCCAGAGGAACTCTTATGCAAGGCTTAGACGAGCGGCTGTTACTATTCAAAGGCGCTATCGTGCCAATACTGAGATGCGCAAGCAACGGGACCTTTACCAAAGCCAACGAGTAATGATCATCAAAGTGCAGCGACGGTATCGGGGAAAACTTCAAACGAGGAAACAGATGGAAGCGTAccacaagcagcgggatgcaGTCATCCGCCTGCAGCAATGGTGGCGCAGTCTGCGGGAGATGAGACAACTAAGGTGCGGCTACCGCAGGATGCGAGCCAGCTCCCTGAGCATCCAACGCAACTGGAGGGCAACCGTGGCGGCACGTCGCCAGCGACAAGTCTTTCTTAACACCATCGCCAAGGTGCGACTGATGCAGCAATTTATCCGAGCCACTCTGCTGATGCGAAAGCAACGCAGGCAGTTTGAACTGGAACGGAGGGCGGCTATAGTGCTGCAGCGACGTTTCCGGGCCCGACACAAAATGCAGCAGGCGCGCAAAGAATTCCAACAACTTAGGTCGTCGGTGATCCTGGTGCAGCAAAAATTCCGTGCGTCCCGGTGCATGCGAGAGCATCGACAGGCATTCGTAAAACTGCGCAACATTACCATCCATCTGCAGCAAAAATTCCGCGGGAAGCAGATGATGATGGAGCAGCGGGCTCATTTCCAGCTACTCATTCGTACCGTTCCGGAGTTCCAATCTCGAGTTCGAGGCTTCTTAGCACGGAAGCGGTTCCACGCCCTCATGACGCCCGAGATGAAGGAACTGATCCGGCAAAAGCGCGCGGCAAAGGTGATACAGCGCTACTGGCGGGGCTATGTCATCCGAAAGCGCCAACGGCATCAGGGCCTCCTGGCCATCAGACGTCGTATTGTCCAGCTGCGGACAGAGGCCACTGCTGTCAATTCTGTTCGCTGCAAGGTGCAGGAAGCGGTGCGATTTCTCCGTGGGCGCTTTATTGCTTCAGATGCTTTGGCTGTGCTAAACCGCTTGGGTGAGTGTTTGCATTATTTAGTCCTCTTGATCCTCGCAGTACCATTAATCCCATGGCTTTGCTAATCCCCTTCCGTATAATCCTTCTTCAGATCGTTTATCCCGCACCGTGCCTCACCTGCTGATGTGGTGCTCGGAGTTCATGTCCACGTTCTGCTATGGAATCATGGCCCAAGCCATTCGGTCGGAGGTGGACAAGCAGTTGATCGAGCGCTGCAGCCGCATTATCCTCAACTTGGCGCGCTACAATAGCACCACCGTCAACACATTCCAGGAGGGCGGTCTGGTCACCATTGCCCAGATGCTGTTGCGCTGGTGCGACAAGGACAGCGAAATATTCAACACGCTCTGCACCCTCATCTGGGTCTTCGCCCACTGTCCCAAGAAGCGAAAGGTGACTAATCAAAAAACCCGTCTTGTCCTTATTTCCGCTTCCGTAATGTGTCTCCAGAAGTCCGATTGCATTACAAGTTTTCGAAGAGATGTTTCGAAAGCGGAAATAACTACATGACTGAACTAAAAAATTTATTGTTGTACGTCGTGTGAAAATTGTGTTtgtgtaaaaaatttaatcaattttataaaaaaaaattagaaatatatttgtcaaaatttaaagaatctAACTAGTCAGTGCCTCTCAGTTATAATCTTGCCTCTACTGTTTCTCACGCATTCCAGATCATCCACGACTACATGACCAACACAGAGGCCATTTACATGGTGCGCGAAACCAAGAAGCTGGTGGCCCGCAAGGAGAAAATGAAGCAGAATGCCCGCAAGCATCCTCCCGCTCCCACGGGCCGCTACCAGACGCAGCCGATGCCGAATTTCTCTCAACGCGCGCTGCCCAGCTTGGAGCCGGACTTTGGCATCATCCGCTTCAGCCCCTACACGTTCATCTCCTCCGTGTTCGCATTCGACACAATCCTCTGCAAGCTTCAGATCGACATGTTCTAGGTTAGATTCCCTTCTATGTTAAGTGTTTGAAACGTTTCTGTGTTGTGTTAGTCCAATCTTAAGCAAATTGTTGAATCAATCTGTTCTTTACGAACACCAACTGACCATTAAGTAAGCTAAGCTATCGTCGCGGTCTTACATCTAAGGAACTATGTACGTCCTATTAACTtctattattgtttttatgtAACCTGACAGCTgaactgaaaaataaaataaaaacacaaatgtCAAATGATTTGCTTGCACAGTTTGGCTACGCCTATATTTATTCGGGTAGGTATTAGGTATGCATGTATTCACAAAACAATTACATATTTGTAATCatagatatttaaattattaatcaCTTTGTTTAAACACTCAGTTACACCGATATTAGTATGTAAGTTACCCAATATTCGTGATCCTCCAATTGCGGCTGCAACGAAcgtctctcgagcgacagctCCTTTCCTGCGAGGGAGTGCCCCAAGTATGTATCGTATATATCCGTGTGTATATATTAAGTAGTGCCCCTTTAAAATGTACATATACGTGTTACTGTAAGTTGGATTGaatatgcatatatatgtataataattCGTATAACATTTTATGTACTTCTTCCTTGATAATTGCACACGCCGTTTTCATTCACAATCTGTCATTTATTTGTAATACTTTTTTtatccgtttttttttttgcaattttataTTGCCgtttaaactaaataattgcTGCCGTCGTACGTCGTACGCCTCAATCGAAATACTATAaactaaatataaatacatttGGCTTTAGCGATTTATTACAACTATTTTTCGGGGGCGAAGAGCGTGCGAAGAATTCGGTTGGATTAAAAACATTAAGATTTTCTGAAGGTGATCTTACTTTGGCGGAGATTTGCCTGAGAGTGTCTGAGAGCTTTTTGcagtattttttttgattattttataaaGCTGGGCTCTGTGCCGAGTGTCGCACGGCTGGATTCGGGTAAGTGCGCCACTCGAGCCCCTAGCCCTGGATAACTTAACGTCGGCCCAGGCCAAAGTTGAAGGGTTGCGGACGCGTCGTTCGCTTATTCTGTCGGCCAGGTCGCACTGTAACCCGTGGAGTTATTAAAAGGGTATTTGGGATTAGTGGGAAGAACTACTCACCTCCGCGCTCGGCGGCCAAGTAGTTCGCCGGCGGCACTCGGTAGGCCACCTCGTTGTCCTGCTCGTAGTCGTAGTCGCTCCGCTTGCCCAGGCCAAAGGAGTACGGACGCGACCGCTTGCCCAATCCAAAGTTGTAGACCGGTAGCCGCTTCATGCCCGCTCCCCCGTTCGTGTACATATAGGCCCGTCGGCCCAGTCCAAAGGCATACCGCTCCATCCGCTTGTCTATGTTGTCGCCATTGTTGTCGGCCATCTCATCGGCGGCCAACATGACCTCGGCGTCGGCATCGCCGGAAGCCGGACTGCGTTGATCTTGGCCAATGACCGGAGAACAGGCGATGTAGCCGACACAGCACACGGCCAGGAGCAAGATGTGGGCGTGAAGGGAGTTCATTGTGATGCTGGAGGTGTGGCTGGAATATGGGACACGTCTGACTGCCGTTGCTGCAAAAGTGAGCGAAGACAAAGTGAGCAGGCGACGAATAGAATTTTAAACATTCATTGCCCATTCTCTGTGTGTCGAGAGCGTTGCATACTCTATGGCTGCCGCTTCCAAACAGATACCTCTATGTGAGGGTGGTTCAAATTTGCACAACAATATATAAGGTCTATTTTTGGAGAGAATATACTTTCGAAAAAAATTGGGTATATTTCCGAACAACTTTTGACTTTCTAATATGCAGTTTTTAAATTATGTTTTCATTTCAATACCATCGATAGTCAATCTTTcatagattaaaaaaaaacctaacaaaatttaataatatttatccTTAACACCCAATTTGTTGTGTAATCGGCtaagtttttcaattttaaaatattcctATTTACATAAATCGAATCACCCTACtgcccacacacacatacccaTTGCTGCCATCCTTTACCAAATTTTATGCAGAATAAAGAAACAAACAATCGACCAGTAATTTCGCCCAAACATAAAATATGTCAACGACAAACAAATGTCGACGCGTTGACAGCCCCGCAACGGCAAACAACCAGGCAGCGGAGCAAATATGGGGAGCAAATAAAAATGGCCTGCAGGACGCCCAAAAATGTGGCAAAAGTTGGCGCCGCCCGCTTCGGCCATGCGGAATGTCTTTGGCCGAGTTGCAGCAGACGCGTCGTTGGGTTTTCTGCTGGCCTTGCAGGCCGCTGGAAGTGCCCGGCTCGTAAAAGTTAAATTTGATCCGCGAAGAGGAGTTGGGCCCCCCGTTTGCTGAGTGGCTTAATTCGCGCCCCAACGCCGCAATTAGCAGCCACAATTACCCAAAAACTCAAGCCACAACTGACTGGAAATGGGTTCAGCTTTAAGGGCTCATTCTTCGCATTCCATTAGCGGAATGGCAGTAGTGACAGTGCCATCAGCGTTTTGTGGCACTGTCACGACACTTCTGCGCGGTGTCAgtgccatcgccatcgccatcgccatcgccttCAATTGAAAGTGCACTAACGAAGCTGGCAGACAATAGCCGACGAATGAGTCCTCCATCCTTGTTTCGGTATTTGCATTGCTGCGGTTGCATTTCCGACGGCTGACGGCTCGCCCCAACTGCGCGACAGGCCAAGCACGTAGACGCTTTTAGACGCTCGCTTAAATCTCTtcactgccactgcctccaGCCTCTAGTTGTTTGGTTAGGCAAATTAacttttctagccgttttccATTAGGCCAGTGACTTGGGGCAGCTTCTGCCTTTGACTTAATTCCGTCATCGATGGCCTGCTGCCATCCATAATGATGTGCAAACAATTCGACCCGTCCATTAATTGAAGCCTACATTTGGGGTTCGTCTGCTCTGAAaatattgcgcatacgcaACGTGTGCCTTCATAAATTGAGACAGTGCATGTGCAACAGGGGCACAAATCATGCAACAGGTTCAGCACCAGCTACCGCAGCACTGAGGCAACAGCCAAGGCCAGATGGGTCGGGCCCGGGGTCGACCCCCGTATTTGATTTACAACGGCAGCGCCATGGCAGGCAGCTGTGCATTTTCCACGCAGGACAATAAAAGCAATGACTGCTCTGCGCTGGCACAGGCTACGGCCACGAGATAATAGGCGGAAAATCGTCACATTTGTTAGACTTTATCAACCGCAACACGGcgacaagaacaacaacatcTGCAGGGACAGCAGCAATGCCGGAGAACCAATCGTAAATCTGAGAGGGGGCTGGACAAGTTTTGTGAAAAGTGTCAACACCTTTCACTATTATTTCCATTCGTGCCATAAAATCTTGTTTGTCGTACGCGGCGCCCTTGTGCGCAAATGAGATTCAGGCATTATCTGCTTATGAATTTACGCTTTGGCCCATAACTCTTTGGCCTGCTGGGCTGCCGGCTTTTCTCATATCCGCAGCGGCGATTAGTTTTGACCGCCACACAAAATGCAACGGAAATTCAAAGGAGCGCCCACGACGGCGTTCTAATTAAGTTTGAAAACTTTCCTGGCTGGCCAAGATGAGAAGCGAAGCATTTCAGAGGTTGGCCGTGGCATCGAaggccaaaaaaatataaaaaggatataaGCAAATTCTCCAAGACTTTGCCAAGAAGCGCCAAGCAATTTCAGCTGATGTGGCAAATTACGACAGACGGAGATCCCTCAGCCAGCCCCAGGTGACTTGAAATCCAAAGGTGAGGCCGATTCTTAAAGATTAAACCACCAAATGGGCAAAAAACGAGATGCTTGCAATTGAAGTACGGGCAATTTGTTCGCAGCTgcttttttaaattgaaagcACCGCCGGGGGCGCCCTGTCCTGTCGCAACCCTCTAAGCTCCTTAATTAAGTTACGTTCAGGTAATGAAGTGGCTAACTTCTTTGCACCAATTTATGGCGGTTTGGCGAGGGAGCAGCTAATAAAAAGCCAGCATCTCATTGCCCTGTCCGTTCCCTTTCTTTTGAACCGTTTCCTGCCAAAGCGGATGACCCTAGTTGTTGTTGCCTATTGTTGCTGCCCTCAACttgcttgtttttctttaatttgacGTGGCCACATATCGTTTGGGTATCAATTTTGCGAATAAACACTGCGACTGACCCCGAGGCGCAACATCCTCCTCCGACCCGTTCCGAAACTTGCCCCAACATCAATCAACAATTGTCCTccgatttgtttatttaatatttttccttgGCTTTTGGGTTTTTGTGCCTAGCATGTGAGTGTGTGATGCCATTtttttcggcattgtttttTCGTTTTCCCTCGCTCTCGGGCGTgctgttatttatttaattacaatttgaTTGAGGCTTGTCTTTTGTCTTGTGTCTATGCGAAATCGAGCGATTTATCCTGCCCCAGGATCAAGGAACTCTTGTTGTTGCCATATGTCAATTGGAGCTTCAGGCATTTTGTACAATCAAATTTGGTTATGCCTCCGTGCTAAGCGATTCAAAGTGAATTGAATTTGGGGTCTCTGTTAGATCAAATGCGAGAACAAATTGCCATTTCTCTTTGCTGCATACTTTTTGGGGCGCGCCTATAGGGACTATTGCGGGTTACCTCTTTGGCTTCTAACTAAATTTGAAAAGTCTTTCAAATGGATTTCGGATTGAcatggtttaaaaaaaaatcaaaaaatttacaaaTGTTTTCTAGGGTTTCTAAATATCTGACATTTTTATGCGCTCGAGGGTGAATAAACACAATACAATTTTCGTCCGTTTCACTtcccaaaaaattaatacttgaacaaataataacaattaatatttcaaacaAATACATATCTTTTTACATACATAAAATAactgaataattaaaaatttcgaGCAGACTCTAGATAAACTCCTCTATAAACTATAACTTCAGAAGTACCATAAGTTTTTCTCAcaatttgattttaaaatatcgagaaaactataaaaatactattttccCGTTTCAGTTAATTTTTGTTCTCTTATAATGAATGGAGTTTGATTAAAGGTAAAACAGTGTATTTTAATCCTCAACGCATCAAAAATTTGtagtatttacaaaaaattattatataagattattttgtaaaacttaCAGCAAGCTCCAAACACCTCGCGGGGAATTTGTATCTGTGAAAACTCACTGAAAACGCAGTTCAACCGTTTAAGGATCAATAAAGATTGAAACCTTTTCAGAAACGCACTTTTTTTGAACAGCTTCCGTTGAGATTCGAATATCTAAACGCTCCGCGGCCAAAAGCTGGCTAAGTAGTTTaagttgctgctgttgcacgTTGACAGATCAAATGTCGGTTATGTTTTGAATCCGCATCCGCCGGAGCGCGGCCTCTTATATGAGCCAGGCGGCGGCGTCGGCTCCTCTTTTGGTTGGTGTTGCTGGATTTTGCGCGCCCTTATCAACGAAACACCCACACGACAGCAAAAAGTGACGACAATGTGTGGTGAGTTTTCGCGCAGATTCTCAACACGGACGGACGGAGGGGAAGTGGCGGTGGTGTTGGAGGCAGAGGTGGGTCGAATTGCGTGGTCCTTGCCGCCAAGGATGTAACAAGTGGCCGTGCTGCGACTTTGGCAACCCAGAAGTC
This window contains:
- the LOC6505830 gene encoding allatostatin-A, giving the protein MNSLHAHILLLAVCCVGYIACSPVIGQDQRSPASGDADAEVMLAADEMADNNGDNIDKRMERYAFGLGRRAYMYTNGGAGMKRLPVYNFGLGKRSRPYSFGLGKRSDYDYEQDNEVAYRVPPANYLAAERGVRPGRQNKRTTRPQPFNFGLGRR
- the LOC6505691 gene encoding protein abnormal spindle; amino-acid sequence: MSAFEITVTPSRLKQKKRVEGREPAAVVMAPFSAKAIVQFEDVPVTKTARRIVRVINPSDDDIEVKVTKGVREEHNLSIEWMEHTVPARDEVSMELVWSPLLEVACKETLQLIDDRNFRKDVMIILKSKSNQPVKNPRKFPTVGKTLQLKSPTGAAKSMKSVAAAAVQQKKRMSSAAAGAVAPSKQAWRSSTVSSRPSRASIAPTVPAPLMEKNVYNPPVEEPVYISPQPRSLKENLSPMTPGNLLNVIDNLKFTPLTETRGVAPDAIRPDNLAAWPTPNLKDGTKLSVSEMRPRRLSPDELEDQVVAVSNKTFDVKHSETMNLSVDTLDCSRSELLIQTPSGMVLNKTTTIVHATHARALECIHEEEVSCPPRAPSKGAIQDLKRDIKMVGSPLRKYSESMKDLSLLSPQTKLAIQGSMPNLNEMQQIRSIEQNRYYQDQHPQMKPKCLNSSSSSETSLVGQHDFHFNQNEILAQSSRFNLHEVGRKSRKGSPSKEKQANSNPHKRRSHELSFSDAPSTESLHRNDPMAISPPKKQRVEDTSSRRSPAPANASARSGGTHAWTHTQPKKFKLAQTMSLMKKTATPRSTRNTSFTAPVKLYDSELYMQTYINPDPFAATTTADPFLASTMYLDEQAVDRHQADFKKWLNALVSIPADLDADSNSKIDVGKLFNEVRNKELVVAPTKEEQSMNYLTKYRLETLRKAAVELFFSEQMRLPCSKVAVYVNKQALRIRSDRNLHLDVVMQRTILELLLCFNPLWLRLGLEVVFGEKIQMQSNRDIIGLSTFILNRLFRNKLEEQRYSKAYTLTEEYAETIKKHTLQKILFLLLFLDQAKHKRIVKHNPCLFVKKSPHKETKDILLRFASELLANIGDITREMRRLGYVLQHKQTFLDEFDYAFNNLAVDLRDGVRLTRVMEVILLRDDLTKQLRVPAISRLQRIFNVKLALGALNEANFHLGGDIAAPDIVDGHREKTLSLLWQLIYKFRSPKFHAAAAVLQKWWRKRWLHVVIQRRIRQKELMRRHRAATVIQAVFRGHQMRKYAKFFKAERTTAAVVLQKYTRRYLAQKQLYLSYHSIIMIQRWWRAQQLGKQVRQRFLEMRQAAVFLQRIWRRRLFAEKLLAAAATAKLQRSQKQQAAASYIQMQWRAHRLGKLLRMEYLRQRELILFVQSRLRGKWIMQKQRKAFLDLRSAAVNVQRRWRAQLMMRKQRADFLQLRMNVKKIQAIRRATIQMRLDRSKYQATRDSAIFIQRRLRATWQMREERKKYHQLREATLVIQRRYRLLRQMLTDRQAYLEARQRIIHVQRRWKATLEMRRQREGYLKLKSTVVFIQAKYRAKLEMQKRREEFLGLKRATLLIQRRRRGLLKMREERQRFVKVRECTIKLQRRFHAQKAMRFLRAKYRGTLAAVTCLQMHWRGYLRMKQERTRFLEQRRAAVTLQLRYRARLAMIRQRNSYARLRRAAVTIQRRYRANTEMRKQRDLYQSQRVMIIKVQRRYRGKLQTRKQMEAYHKQRDAVIRLQQWWRSLREMRQLRCGYRRMRASSLSIQRNWRATVAARRQRQVFLNTIAKVRLMQQFIRATLLMRKQRRQFELERRAAIVLQRRFRARHKMQQARKEFQQLRSSVILVQQKFRASRCMREHRQAFVKLRNITIHLQQKFRGKQMMMEQRAHFQLLIRTVPEFQSRVRGFLARKRFHALMTPEMKELIRQKRAAKVIQRYWRGYVIRKRQRHQGLLAIRRRIVQLRTEATAVNSVRCKVQEAVRFLRGRFIASDALAVLNRLDRLSRTVPHLLMWCSEFMSTFCYGIMAQAIRSEVDKQLIERCSRIILNLARYNSTTVNTFQEGGLVTIAQMLLRWCDKDSEIFNTLCTLIWVFAHCPKKRKIIHDYMTNTEAIYMVRETKKLVARKEKMKQNARKHPPAPTGRYQTQPMPNFSQRALPSLEPDFGIIRFSPYTFISSVFAFDTILCKLQIDMF